Genomic window (Dyadobacter fanqingshengii):
ACGTTTAAAATATTCGCTGGGTTTAAGCTGATTACCCCGACCGGCGCGTGCGCCCGGCGCGCCCATGAAGTCAAGCCGCCATAGCCAGAAAGGTAAGGCCTCACCCATATGCCCCAGTACAATTTGTAGTTTTGGGAACCGATCCAATACGCCGCTAAGCATTAAACGCAACGCATGCGTGCCAGCTTCAATACCGTATCCCCAGATTGCTCCTTCCAGTCGGTAATCCTGAAATGGCGCTGCCATACCATCAGACGGGGCCCGGGGGTGGATGTAAAGCGGTGCGCCCAAAGCTTCGGCAGCTTCCAGGATAGGCCAGAAACGTTGCTCATCCAGATACCCGTTTCCTGTATGCGAATTGACCAGGAAACCATTCAATTTAAGCGAATTTATGGATCGCTCCATTTCCCTGGCGGCTTGTTTCGGATCCTGAGGTGCAAAACAGGCAAGCCCTGCAAAACGTGCTGGATGGCGCCGAATGGCCTCACTTAGCTGGTCATTGGAAAGCTGGGCAAGGGCAACAGCCTGGTCCGCTTCAAAAAGCTGGACACCAGGTAAGCTTAAAGAAAGCACCTGCATGTCTACGCCGGAAGCATCCATACTAGCCAGGCGCCCTTGATCCAGATCCAGCAGGTTAGGAAGCAGTAACCGCGCTCCGGCATCGCGGTTGGAAACCGGAGGCGGTACGTTTGTCGGGCCTTGGGCAACTGTCGCGGCGGGACTATCAAACACCGTAGTCAGCAATTTATAATCCAGATTGGACCCGCCTTTTTGCACAAGATTGCGTATTGCGAGGGCGACTTCGGGTATCATGAATGCTTCTTCCGTCGCAATTTTTCTAACTCGCTTCGTAGTGGCAGACTGCTTAATATCGTTTTGCTGGTCCTGTGCAATTACAGCCTGCCCTGGCCAGGCGGCAATGCCCGCTAATGCTGAGAGCTGGGCCAGTGCTGCACGGCGGTTGACCGGACCAATGTTATTTGTAACCTTATCAATGTGATTAGTCTTGCGTGCACACATGGTTTGTTTCGTTTGCTTGGTTGCTAAATTTGATTTATTGGCCAAACATATGCACACGCTGCGCTAAGTCTTAGCACAAACGGACCGCGGTTCAGCTAGAATGAACCATGGTCAGATTTTGTAGGTAAAAGGAATTATTTTGCTAATGCATGAAGGCGCACATACTCGGTTGGCGTTTGACCGAATTCTTCACGGAAACATTTGGTGAAATAATTAGGGCTGGTAAATCCCACCATAAAGGCAATTTCGCTGACATTACCATGCTTTTGGCTCAGCAAACTGGCGGCGCGCTTCAAGCGGAATGACCGGATAAGCTCATTGGCCGATTGCCCCAGCAATGCTGTTAGTTTACGATGCAGGTGGGTCTGGCTCATACCCATTTCCTGACAAAAAGAATTCAAATCGAACTCGGCATTGGACAGGTTTTTTTCCAGCAAGGCAAAAACGCTTTGCAGAAATTTCTCGTCTATTGACGTAACAGTTAACTCTGACGGATGCAGCACAAGCTGTTTACTGAACCTTTCCCTCAATTTTCTTCTGCCATCCAAAAGGTTTTTTACCCGAATCACCAGCTCCTGACGGACAAACGGCTTGGTCAGATACTCGTCGGCCCCGGTTTCTAACCCAGCCAGTTTACTTTGCGTACCGGTTTTGGCAGTCAATAGTACGACAGGGATATGACTGGTGCGTTCATCCGTTTTTAAGCGGCGGCATAATTCAACTCCGTTAGTCCCGGGCATCATAATGTCGCTGATAATCAAATCAGGCAAGTGCTTGACCGCGCAGTTGAATCCATCATTGCCATTATCAGCTGCCAGCGTCTGGTAGGCTGGCGAGAAACAATCCACCAGGAAGTTTCGCAAATCGGCGTTGTCTTCAATGATCAATAACTGAGCCTTTCCTCCAGCTGATTCTGATTTGGCTTCCTGAATGAGTGAAATGGAAGAATGCGTGAATGTAAAAGGGACTGTTTTACCAGTTTCCTGTTCCTGGTTAATGATGGAAAATGGCAATCCTAATGTAAAAGTAGCTCCTTCCCCTTCAGCGCTTTCAACGCTTATGGTTCCTCCCAGAAATTCTACCAGCTCTTTCACCAGTGCAAGCCCAATCCCGGTGCCTCCATAACTGCGGGTCATGGAACGATCGGCCTGGAAAAAACGGTCAAAAATATGGGGAAGCTGGTGGCTGGGAATCCCAATCCCTGTATCCTGAATTGTGATCCGCAAACTGAGTGTGTTATACTGAATATCCGCTGCAATAGCCGAAAACTGCACCTGGCCTCCCGCGGGCGTAAACTTCGCTGCGTTGCTCAGCAGGTTGGACAGGATTCGGGTAAGTTTGTCCTGATCTGCTTGTACCCGAACAGGTTGCATAGGAAATGTAAAACGATAGATTATACCGCGACTCTCAAATAAAGCGATAAATGATCCGGCTAACTCTTTTAAAAAGCTATTCAGATCAGTAGCCTGATGGTTTAACGTCAGCTTGCCCGCTTCTAATTTAGAAAGGTCAAGCAGTTGGTTGATCATATCAAGCAGTTGGTCAGACTGGCGATCAATAAGCTGGTAATCTGCATCATGCGCGGTTACAGGCGCTGATTGTAATTTACTGATCGTCCCTTTGATCAATGCCAGCGGTGTCCGGAACTCATGAGACAGATTGGTGAAAAAATCGGATTTAAGTGTATCAATCTCCTGCAATTTTTCAGCAGCAAGCCGTTCAAATCTCAACTGGGTCCGAAGCCGTTCCCTTTTTATCAGCTGCTGTCGGGCCAGCCAGATCAACGCGAGCATTAGCGCCGCGTACAGCGCATAGGCCCACCCGGTTTTCCACCACGGCGGATGAACGATCACCCGAAGCGACGTGCCGGTTTGGTTCCAAATTCCATCATTATTGGAACCCTTTACGCGAAAAGTGTAAGAGCCCGGTCGCAGGTCCGTGTAGCGGGCAAAGCGATGGTTGCCAGTAAAAATCCATTCCTTATCCAGTCCTACTAATTGAAAAGCATATTGGTTTTTTTCAGGTGCATCGTAGTTCAGGGATACGAATTCGAAGGAGACGAAGTTTTGATTATGTGGTAACTCAAGGGCGCCTGCCGGAATGGGCTGCCGTTTCTCTTGAACTGTCAGTCCTGTCAGGTGAATCGGAGGAATAACAGTGTTTTTCAATATCTGCGCAGCTTCAAAATCAACAGCTCCATTGATTGTGCCAAATAACAATTTCCCCTGCCTGCTATGCACGCTGCCCAGATTACATTCGTTGTCAGGAAGCCCGTCCCGGACATCAAAATTCCGAAACTGCCGGGTAGAAGGATTGAATTGGCTGATGCCATGGCCTGTACCCAGCCATAGGCTTCCCAGATTATCCGGAGCAATGCTAACCACCTGGTTCGAGGGCAGTCCGTTATTTATTGTATAATGAGAAAACTTATTGGTAACAGGATCAAAGCGGTTTAACCCGCCGTGATTGGTGCCGACCCAAAGAATACCTTCTTTATCCTCGTGAAGTGCACGCACCCAGTTATCGGTCAATGTGCCCGATGATTGCGCTTGATTGGCCTGATAATACGTAAAGTTTCCGGTTGCCGGATCCAGCTTGTTGAGCCCCTGAGCCGTGGCAATCCAGATATTTCCTGTTCGGCTTACCATTATATCCAGAATCAAAAAGTGGCTCAATGTGCGGTTCGACGTCATGGCAGCTTCACTTTTTGGTTGTAACACATCGCGGGTGTAATAATAGATTTGCCCCGTTATTGGGTTCAAACGACCAATGGCTCCTTTTAAACCAACCGATCCACCTATCCAAAGGTTGCCATCCCGATCTTCGTCCATGCACATAACAGGAACCTGCGTAGTATAGCGTTTGAATGTTCCGCTCTCCCGATCGAGCTGGTGCAATGCTTCCTTGGTACTGACCCACACCTGGTCGGCATGGTCCTCAAAAAGTGTTGAAACTCCCTCACTTGACAAACTTAACGGGTCTTTTGAATTTGCCCGGATATGTTGCAGTTTCCCCGTAGCAGTCTCGACACGGTAAAGTCCCTTTTGCAAACTACCCAGCCATGTTGTCCCCGTGTGATCTTGCAGCACGGCCTGGAAATTATACTCTGGCAGCCGGACCGGAGAGGGCGGTAGGTGCGTTGGATAAGTACGGAAAGCCTTTGGTTTTGCCCCAAGTTGATTAATCCCATTGTCGGTGCCAATCCAAACGGTTCCGGTCCGGTCCCGAAAAATGGCCCGCACATCATTGCTGCTCAAACTTCCAGGCTGCGTGGGGTCAGATTGATAGGTAATGAGCTCATTCGTCTTGGTATTGATCTGTTGCAAACCTTTCGGTGAAGAGATCCACACAAACCCGGCACTATCTTCGAAAATGCCACTTTCATAAATGGTTTGGTATACCAGCCCTTTGGGATTATAAGCGATCGGGGTAAGCATATCACCGGCAATTTTCACCCGAAATAAGCCATTCCCCTCCGTCCCGATCCACAGCTCACCTGATTTATCCAGTAAAAAAGCATAAGGGCTCACGGGTTTATCTGCCTGATAAGGCAATGCGAATTGCCGTCCGCTTGCAGCTCTTCGCCAAATGTTCGGATTGTGGGTAAGTTTAGGAAGGTTAATGCGGATTGGAGTAAAAAGGCCTGTTCGCGGATCGAACCGGAAGAGCTGGCCCCTGGACTTTACCTCCACAATGAGGTCACCGCGGGTATCCTGTCCAATGATGTGGTTCACGCGTTCCATCGGATACTGCGTAAAATTTTTGGTTTCAGGCTCAAAGCGCAGTAGTCCCAATGGCGTGCCCAGCCATAAAATGCCCTGCCGATCTTCAAAAAGATTAAAGTGGACGTTCCAGTAATATGAAAGTGCGGGATGCTGATTGTATGCAGTTACATGGCCGGTGCGCTTGTCGACCTGGTGTAGTCCTCCACCCATCGTTACCACCCAAATACGGCCCTTTCGGTCTTCGTGAACATCCGTGATAATGGTATGCTGCAATGTTTTGTTCCCAGCGGCAGGGTCAAACTGAAAAGCCGTGAATTGGTAACCGTCAAACTTGTTCAGGCCGTCCGCGGTGCCAAACCACATAAAGCCTTCCCGATCCTGACAAATGGCACTGATAAAATTATTAGAAAGCCCGTCCACGGTAGACAGGTGCTCGGATCGGAAGGGATTTGACTGGGCAAACATCCCGCCCGAGCATAACAGTAGCAACAATACCAACCAGAAATACATCAACTTGTTCATGGGAACCTGGATTTATTGCTTTTGACAATCCCTTAGTTATGAATAAGTTAATAATACTTCGTGAATACAAGGTAAAAATTTTAAGTAGCAACGGGGATTTGCTTAAAATCATAAATGCCCCGTTACTTTGAGCTGCAAGAATCAGACTTCTTGCAGCTTTTTATGTTGCTCAATAAAACACCGTTCAGATCAAATCTGATAAAATTTCACGGTTCCATCCCCCTCATTACTTGTGATCAGTAAGCCTTTACTATTTGGACTTTTCTCCGGTGCAATGAAAAGAACACCTTCCGGGGCATCACCGGTTTTGATCATTTGAAGAAACGTAGGAGCCGTTGGATTGCTAACGTCGTATACGGCAATAGCATCTACGCGTTCAAGCGCAATGAAAGCTACGGGTTTGTTACCAATCATCCCAATCGTTACACCTTCCGGTTCAACACCTTTATCGTCCGAGCGGTCATCGTCGTAAATGCCTGCCTTAATTGCTTCGTCTTCCAGCATGCTTCCTGAATCAAATACCAATTGACCGCTGGCAGCATTGAAAATGCTGAAACCACGGCCACCGAAGCCATAAAGCACATCGTAGTCGCCATCATTGTCGATATCACCGCGTGTACTGGTCACACGCAGGCGACCCAGATTTTCGGGTTTTTGCAATGTAGCAGCATCAGGAAAAGCGGTTGCGTCTAGAATAAGTGCAGTGACCCTTTTTTGTTCGTCAAAAGCAGTATACTCACGGGCATCGCCTTCATTTGCCGTGATCAGATAGTCTGAACCATTCACGCTGAAAGGCGCAATGGCATCCGGCAAGTAAAACGATTTCACAGGCCACGTTGCCAGAGCCGTTTTACTGTCTTTATCGCTGGCATCCATTGCATTCACCAGCTTGCTGATGTCCTTGGTGCCCAGCGGGTGCAGTTTAAGAATTGTTCCCGAAGTCAGATCCAGCTCCGCGATCCCGTTGTTTTCCTGAAGCGTTACAAATGCTTTTTTAGAATCACTTGAAATGGCTACATATTCAGGTTCAATGTCTTGTGCGAAACTCGCACCCGGACCGTAAACCCGGAAGCCGTTAGCAGCCAACTGGTCATAGGATGAAGCGAATGAGCCAAACGACAATGTTTTTACACTATAATTGTCGGTAACATTGATGACAGAAACAGATCCGTCAGGATCAACTGTGTAGTCCGCATTGGGCTCACCTTCATTAGCCGTTACAATGTATTTTCCATCCGGGCTGAAAGTGACCATATCCGGCAGTGCGCCTACGGAAACTTGCTTTATCGTTGCCAATGTAGTTGTATTTATCACGATCACACTTCCATTGGCCTGTTTGTTGGATGCTTCCAACGCTATGGCCAGTTTGCCATCTGAAACGGCAACACTGTTCGCAACGCCTCCCAGAGAGGAAATGTCAATGGATTGCAATTTGGATATGGTCGGAAATGCGGAAAGATCCATTACGTCCACCTTTGCGGTGGATTCATTATTTACAGTGAAAAGCCTGCGTGATGCAGGGTCATAGGCTGAAATTTCGGAAGCAGCGGTTCCTCCCAGGTCAATGGAAGCTGCTTCTTTAAAAGATACGGGTGTTTGTGGCTCTTGCGGAAAATGGTCGGTGCAGCTATGCAAGGCTAATGACAGCAATGTCAATGCGAGTAAAGGTTTGTTTTTCATCTTATTGTTTTGAATGATAAAAGACAAAAATAGATACCGGCAAACCCGTAGCAGATCGATTTGCAAAGCTTAACAATTTGATAATTAAAGATTTTGTTTCACTTGCGGGCACGACAATTTCTAGCCACCATCCCGTACAGGCTTAACAGGTCCGAAGAAAGGGGCTGTGACAATAGCGACCGCGATGGGGGCGAAGAAGGCTGAGCCAAGGCTTATGCGAGTGAGGAATATTGAATTTCATCAACAAAATCAAAAATCAATGAAAACAAAACTAGCAACACACGTGCTGGCCGCAATGCTATTTTCAGCACCGGTATTTGCACAGGTTATCTCAAAAGACTCTTTGCAGGCTTTGAATGATCAAAAAAAGGCGATCGAGTTCAACGAAAAGCTCAACGAAAAAAAGATCGAGCTTGCTGAAAAGCAGAAGGAGCTGGAAAAGAAGCGTGCAGAAATGCAGCAGAGTTCAGCAAAAGCGCAGGCTTCTGTTGATGCCAATACAAGCGTTGCCCGGGAACTGGCGGCAAATCCGCAGGACAAAAAACTATCCAGAAAAGCGTCCGGTGCAGCAAGGGATGCCCAGCGTGATGCGAAAAATGCCCGGAAAGATTCTGATCGCGTTGATCAGCTCAATGAAGATATAGCGAATCTTCAAAAAGAAATACAGGAAAAAGAGCAGGAGTTTGCGTCGAACCGCGGATTGGCTGCACCGGCTTTGGAAACGACTGCCGCAGGGAATCCTGCCGCAGGTGCCCCTGCCGCAGGGTCGCCTGCCGCAGGGGCACCTGTCGCTGGGGATCCGGGTGCGGGGAATTCGGGTGTAACTCAAAATGGCGGCGTTGTGCAAGGTGCATCAGTGATGGAGCAGAATCGCAATGCACCCTACATTGTCCAACGGAACATGACTTCGGATGCAAATGGGGCGGGCACCGGAGCAGTTGCCCAGCGAGTCCTCGAATCTACCTACAAGAACTATCCGCAGCAGCCGGGGCAGCCTACCATCATAATAAACAACATCATCGTTCCATCCGAGTACAATGCGCAGCAACCCAAGGATGGTCCGCCTGCCAAAGACCGCATCGCAGATCAGGACCTGGCCGACTATGAGGATTACAAGGCGTGGTTGAGATATAAAAAGGGACTGCCCGCTACACCAGGCAGCGCTTCCTATCCTGCTGCTTCTGGTTATCCTGCTGCTTCTGACAAATCTCAGGATGAACGCAGCGCACCCATGGATAAAGATGCCAGACTGGGTTTCAGGGACCGTTTTGGGGAGAAACCGGAAAGGAATTCGGGAATGTGGGTGATCCCTATGGTTGGTATCCACGCCTCTAATTTTAATGCAGACTTCCAGGATGATCAGTACGAAGGTCGTGCGGGATGGAATGCCGGACTTGATTTCAGGTTCAGAATGCGTAAGTTTTTCATTCAACCGGGCGTGCATTATTTCAGCTCTTCCATGAATGTTACCAGCGAAGATAGCATTTCGACTGCGCCGCTGCTGACCGGCCCGAGGATACATTCGTTGAAAGCTCCGCTTATGATCGGTGTTTATCTGACCAAAGCAAAAGGCGGGTTTTTCAGGTTCAACATCAAAGGCGGAGTTGTAGGGAACTATGTGCTGAATGTAGATCAGAACGGTTCGGACCGTTTTGACAAAGACAATATCGAGGACTTTTCTTATGGATTAAATGCGGGAGTTGGCCTCGAATTCGGGTTTGTGACCCTGGATTTTTCGCATGAATGGGGGATGAGCGCGCTTTTCAAAGACAGCAACCAGAAAAACAATATACTCAGGGCGACGCTTGGATTTAAGCTTTAAGGATCGGAGTTAAGTTTTAGTAATCCCTGATACAAAAATGCCGTTTCGGACTTCGAAGCGGCGTTTTTTGTTTAGAACACTGATTGCTGATCAATCAGTTCTTATCACTTGGCCTAGTAAGGCAATAAAGTAGTTTTCGTCAAAGGGCTTTGGTAAAATTTCATTCATCCCTGCTGCTCGAAATTGGCTCAGGTTGTCTTCATCCATATAACCCGTAAAACCAATGACGGGAATGCCAGCCTTCTCGCTTATATGATAATGACGGATCTGCTTTGTTAGCTCGATCCCATCCATGATTGGCATCGCTATGTCAGTTATAACTAGGTCATAAGTATTTGCTTTGAACATTTCAAATGCTATTTGACCATTTTCAGCCAGATCGTAAGAGGCACCAAGCTTATCCATAATCCTGCTAATCAGTAACAAATTCATTTTAGTGTCATCTGCAATT
Coding sequences:
- a CDS encoding amidohydrolase family protein, translated to MCARKTNHIDKVTNNIGPVNRRAALAQLSALAGIAAWPGQAVIAQDQQNDIKQSATTKRVRKIATEEAFMIPEVALAIRNLVQKGGSNLDYKLLTTVFDSPAATVAQGPTNVPPPVSNRDAGARLLLPNLLDLDQGRLASMDASGVDMQVLSLSLPGVQLFEADQAVALAQLSNDQLSEAIRRHPARFAGLACFAPQDPKQAAREMERSINSLKLNGFLVNSHTGNGYLDEQRFWPILEAAEALGAPLYIHPRAPSDGMAAPFQDYRLEGAIWGYGIEAGTHALRLMLSGVLDRFPKLQIVLGHMGEALPFWLWRLDFMGAPGARAGRGNQLKPSEYFKRNFSITTSGVEDPLALRFCIDKLGIDSVMWAIDYPFQPTAPAVAFIESAPLSDQERVKVAHSNAERIFGIKI
- a CDS encoding outer membrane beta-barrel protein produces the protein MKTKLATHVLAAMLFSAPVFAQVISKDSLQALNDQKKAIEFNEKLNEKKIELAEKQKELEKKRAEMQQSSAKAQASVDANTSVARELAANPQDKKLSRKASGAARDAQRDAKNARKDSDRVDQLNEDIANLQKEIQEKEQEFASNRGLAAPALETTAAGNPAAGAPAAGSPAAGAPVAGDPGAGNSGVTQNGGVVQGASVMEQNRNAPYIVQRNMTSDANGAGTGAVAQRVLESTYKNYPQQPGQPTIIINNIIVPSEYNAQQPKDGPPAKDRIADQDLADYEDYKAWLRYKKGLPATPGSASYPAASGYPAASDKSQDERSAPMDKDARLGFRDRFGEKPERNSGMWVIPMVGIHASNFNADFQDDQYEGRAGWNAGLDFRFRMRKFFIQPGVHYFSSSMNVTSEDSISTAPLLTGPRIHSLKAPLMIGVYLTKAKGGFFRFNIKGGVVGNYVLNVDQNGSDRFDKDNIEDFSYGLNAGVGLEFGFVTLDFSHEWGMSALFKDSNQKNNILRATLGFKL
- a CDS encoding hybrid sensor histidine kinase/response regulator transcription factor encodes the protein MNKLMYFWLVLLLLLCSGGMFAQSNPFRSEHLSTVDGLSNNFISAICQDREGFMWFGTADGLNKFDGYQFTAFQFDPAAGNKTLQHTIITDVHEDRKGRIWVVTMGGGLHQVDKRTGHVTAYNQHPALSYYWNVHFNLFEDRQGILWLGTPLGLLRFEPETKNFTQYPMERVNHIIGQDTRGDLIVEVKSRGQLFRFDPRTGLFTPIRINLPKLTHNPNIWRRAASGRQFALPYQADKPVSPYAFLLDKSGELWIGTEGNGLFRVKIAGDMLTPIAYNPKGLVYQTIYESGIFEDSAGFVWISSPKGLQQINTKTNELITYQSDPTQPGSLSSNDVRAIFRDRTGTVWIGTDNGINQLGAKPKAFRTYPTHLPPSPVRLPEYNFQAVLQDHTGTTWLGSLQKGLYRVETATGKLQHIRANSKDPLSLSSEGVSTLFEDHADQVWVSTKEALHQLDRESGTFKRYTTQVPVMCMDEDRDGNLWIGGSVGLKGAIGRLNPITGQIYYYTRDVLQPKSEAAMTSNRTLSHFLILDIMVSRTGNIWIATAQGLNKLDPATGNFTYYQANQAQSSGTLTDNWVRALHEDKEGILWVGTNHGGLNRFDPVTNKFSHYTINNGLPSNQVVSIAPDNLGSLWLGTGHGISQFNPSTRQFRNFDVRDGLPDNECNLGSVHSRQGKLLFGTINGAVDFEAAQILKNTVIPPIHLTGLTVQEKRQPIPAGALELPHNQNFVSFEFVSLNYDAPEKNQYAFQLVGLDKEWIFTGNHRFARYTDLRPGSYTFRVKGSNNDGIWNQTGTSLRVIVHPPWWKTGWAYALYAALMLALIWLARQQLIKRERLRTQLRFERLAAEKLQEIDTLKSDFFTNLSHEFRTPLALIKGTISKLQSAPVTAHDADYQLIDRQSDQLLDMINQLLDLSKLEAGKLTLNHQATDLNSFLKELAGSFIALFESRGIIYRFTFPMQPVRVQADQDKLTRILSNLLSNAAKFTPAGGQVQFSAIAADIQYNTLSLRITIQDTGIGIPSHQLPHIFDRFFQADRSMTRSYGGTGIGLALVKELVEFLGGTISVESAEGEGATFTLGLPFSIINQEQETGKTVPFTFTHSSISLIQEAKSESAGGKAQLLIIEDNADLRNFLVDCFSPAYQTLAADNGNDGFNCAVKHLPDLIISDIMMPGTNGVELCRRLKTDERTSHIPVVLLTAKTGTQSKLAGLETGADEYLTKPFVRQELVIRVKNLLDGRRKLRERFSKQLVLHPSELTVTSIDEKFLQSVFALLEKNLSNAEFDLNSFCQEMGMSQTHLHRKLTALLGQSANELIRSFRLKRAASLLSQKHGNVSEIAFMVGFTSPNYFTKCFREEFGQTPTEYVRLHALAK
- a CDS encoding choice-of-anchor I family protein — encoded protein: MKNKPLLALTLLSLALHSCTDHFPQEPQTPVSFKEAASIDLGGTAASEISAYDPASRRLFTVNNESTAKVDVMDLSAFPTISKLQSIDISSLGGVANSVAVSDGKLAIALEASNKQANGSVIVINTTTLATIKQVSVGALPDMVTFSPDGKYIVTANEGEPNADYTVDPDGSVSVINVTDNYSVKTLSFGSFASSYDQLAANGFRVYGPGASFAQDIEPEYVAISSDSKKAFVTLQENNGIAELDLTSGTILKLHPLGTKDISKLVNAMDASDKDSKTALATWPVKSFYLPDAIAPFSVNGSDYLITANEGDAREYTAFDEQKRVTALILDATAFPDAATLQKPENLGRLRVTSTRGDIDNDGDYDVLYGFGGRGFSIFNAASGQLVFDSGSMLEDEAIKAGIYDDDRSDDKGVEPEGVTIGMIGNKPVAFIALERVDAIAVYDVSNPTAPTFLQMIKTGDAPEGVLFIAPEKSPNSKGLLITSNEGDGTVKFYQI